In Acidisarcina polymorpha, the DNA window TCGCGTAATCGAAGATCGGTTTTTGACCGTGTCCGCCGCCAGCGTGTTCGAGGATTCTCTCAATATGTTGCGAGGCTGTGAGATTCAAACTTTCATTCGCCTGGGTCATCAGATTGCAGATATAGATCCGGACAGCATGTGCTTCGGCGAGTGCCTCGGGAATTCCGTCAACCAGCAGGTTGGTGATGAGGCTGGTATAGAGCGAACCCGGACCAACGGTAATGACATCCGCGCGAGAAATCGCTTCAAGCGTCTCGGGCATCGGATCGACCCGCTCCGGCTCAATCATCAATTGAACAATCCGGCGCTTGCTCGCGGTGATGTTTGATTCCCCGCGGACGATGGAGTCATCGTCCATTCGAGCCACCAGCGTCACATCGGTCGTGGTCGCCGGGTAGATATGTCCGCGCGTCGCCAGCACCTGCGACGAGAGCTTGATCGCCTGAGCAAAGTCCCCGGTCATCTCGGTCAGAGCGGCGACAAAGAGGTTGCCGAAGCTATGCCCTTGCAAGCCCTCGCCCGCCTGGAAGCGGTGACGGAAGAGGCGGGATATCAATCCCTCATCCTCCGACAAAGCGACCATACAGTTACGCAGGTCTCCTGGAGGCAGGATGTTGAAGTCCTTCCGCAGACGCCCGCTTGAGCCCCCGTCGTCGGTAACTGTCACGATGGCAGCAAGGTCGCTGATCAGGCACGGATCGCAATCAGTAGCGTTTTCCGAAGCCGCTCCAGGCGATGCGACGAAGTGGCGCAGACCCCGCAGTAAGGTCGAAAGACCAGTGCCGCCACCGATCGCCACCACGCGCAGAGGAGATACCGGCGTGTTGTCTGTCCGGATCGGTGGCAGTTCGCTCGGCAATGGCGACGCTAATGTTGAGGAGGTTATCGCCGCAGGAGACTTCACACCATCTCGGGATACAGGAGTTCGGTGAAACGTGGGTCGTCGATCATGTCATGGAAATCGGAATCGGTGCGCGCTTGAATACGGTTGCGAGGGCTCAACTCGATTGCCTTGGCAAGATGCTCCAGGCATTCCTCCGTCTGTCCCGTCATGCTCTCGAGCGCCGCCAAACCGTAATGGGCATAATCCGCCGAAGGATTGTTGCGCAGGATGGCTTCAAAATGGTCCCGCGCCTCGTCGTAATCGCCGGTGTTGAGCAGTGAAATGGCGTAGTCGTAGCGTTCCTCGGAGCTGGAAAAACTGCGCGGCGTCTGCTGCAGCTTTCCTTGGCAAACAGATAGATAGACGCGGCAGCGCTCCAATACCTCGGCCGGGCCAGTGGCGATCAGTTTTTCAAATACCACACGCGCCTTATCGAACTTCCCTTCCTGCATGAGCTGAAAGCCTGTCTGGTACGCCTGCAACGATTGCTGGTGGGCCTGGTTTGCCACAATCCTTACCTTTCCCTCCAGTAAACGGGGAGTTCGACGAGCGCCGGTATCTGGAGATGCGTCCTGCATAGTTCTTAGGTCTGCGCCGAATTCCAGGCAACGTGTGCAAGCCATTTCGCCTGGCGCCGCACACGAGAGGCAGCGAAGAAGTAGCTTCGCGACGGCGGGAAGCGACAAGTTCCTTTGAGAACGTTGTTATACCCAGATCCCAGGATGGAGTCAACCTTCACTGTATCAAGCCCCGCCATGTGCCGTCGGCAGAGGCCTCGCCAAACCTCATCCGTGCTGGAGATAAAGCGCCGGGTTTAGTGTCGGATCGTTATACATCTTCAATTGACGGTACTGTTTGAAGCAGCGATCTCCGGCAAGCACCTGCTGCCATAAACGGTCGAGGCCTTTGACCAGATCATCACACTGTTCGGTCAGAATGTGGTGGCGCTCACGGTTCCGTTCTGCGTGACCGGGAGGCGCGTCGACCCGGTAAACCTCCTCGGCGGTATGGAAAAGCTTCAACGACAGGATCGAGAGCCGATCGATGATCAGTCCGGGAGTCTCGGTATGCAGCTCGGCGTTTCTGTTCGGCAAGTCGTGACGTTCGAGATAGTCGAGCAGGATGGTGTCACAAAGCTCGGCAAAATCGTTGCGTCGCTGGTTCTCGAAGTCGATGATTCGCTTGGCCCGCGCCACCTGGTGGTCGCTGGCCTCGAGAAGACGAGTCTCGTCCTCAGCGTGCCAGACGTTGAAGTTGGCGAGGTGATTGGCAAATACCGTCTGGAGAAAGTCAGTGCCGGATTCGTTCACCGTATGCGGCAGTTCGGCGTGCCACTCCCCGGTCCAGCGATCATGAAGGATGGCGATTTCAGTAGCGGATAGCATAGGTCATCATTTCAGAGAAGATGATAGGGACGGCATATATGGACCCTTCGCCTTATGGTAGAACTATCGAGTAACATACGTCGAGTCTTTCCCCCACGCGATGAAAGAACGGCGGAATGAGCAGTGAGGTGACGAAACTGATGGCGGTCGAGAACACAGCCAGAATGGCTAGCGACGGCACTTCTGGCGAAGAGGTCATTCTCTGCATCACCTCCTATGAGAAGGGGCAGGCATTCCTGCGGCAGGTGGCCGCCATGGGCTGCCGGGTCATACTGCTGACGATCGACAAGCTCCACAATGCCGATTGGCCTTTTGACATTCTCGACGAAGTTCACACCATGCCTGAAGGCCTGACCCGGGATCAAATCACAAATACCGTCACCTACCTGGCGCGTAGCCGCAAGTTCGAGCGCATCGTCGCCCTGGACGAGTTCGACATGCATACCGTCGCTCATCTTCGCGAACATATGCGGATCCCGGGAATGGGGCTTACCACGACCGCCTACTTTCGAGACAAGCTCGCGATGCGTTTCGAAGCTAAGCGAGCTGGCATTCCCGTACCCGAGTTTACCCCTATCCTGAACTACGACGACTTGCGCGAATACATGGCTAGCGTCCCTGCGCCCTGGGTGCTCAAACCAAGGGCAGAGGCCTCGGCTATCGGCATCCGCAAGCTGCACGAGGCCGAACAAGTATGGCGGACTCTCGATGAACTGGGTGACGCGCAGAGTAATTACCTTCTGGAACGCTTTGTTCCTGGAGACATCTTTCACGTGGACGCGATTACCAGCGAGCGGCGGGTAGTTTTCTCCGA includes these proteins:
- a CDS encoding gluconeogenesis factor YvcK family protein, translated to MKSPAAITSSTLASPLPSELPPIRTDNTPVSPLRVVAIGGGTGLSTLLRGLRHFVASPGAASENATDCDPCLISDLAAIVTVTDDGGSSGRLRKDFNILPPGDLRNCMVALSEDEGLISRLFRHRFQAGEGLQGHSFGNLFVAALTEMTGDFAQAIKLSSQVLATRGHIYPATTTDVTLVARMDDDSIVRGESNITASKRRIVQLMIEPERVDPMPETLEAISRADVITVGPGSLYTSLITNLLVDGIPEALAEAHAVRIYICNLMTQANESLNLTASQHIERILEHAGGGHGQKPIFDYAIVNTAPVSAELRQRYASEGAIAIDPDVERIEAMGIRCITGDFAAEGGVLRHAADRVAETVLRIGQMAKLSSTV
- a CDS encoding tetratricopeptide repeat protein; translation: MANQAHQQSLQAYQTGFQLMQEGKFDKARVVFEKLIATGPAEVLERCRVYLSVCQGKLQQTPRSFSSSEERYDYAISLLNTGDYDEARDHFEAILRNNPSADYAHYGLAALESMTGQTEECLEHLAKAIELSPRNRIQARTDSDFHDMIDDPRFTELLYPEMV
- a CDS encoding DUF4254 domain-containing protein, which codes for MLSATEIAILHDRWTGEWHAELPHTVNESGTDFLQTVFANHLANFNVWHAEDETRLLEASDHQVARAKRIIDFENQRRNDFAELCDTILLDYLERHDLPNRNAELHTETPGLIIDRLSILSLKLFHTAEEVYRVDAPPGHAERNRERHHILTEQCDDLVKGLDRLWQQVLAGDRCFKQYRQLKMYNDPTLNPALYLQHG
- a CDS encoding ATP-grasp domain-containing protein, whose product is MSSEVTKLMAVENTARMASDGTSGEEVILCITSYEKGQAFLRQVAAMGCRVILLTIDKLHNADWPFDILDEVHTMPEGLTRDQITNTVTYLARSRKFERIVALDEFDMHTVAHLREHMRIPGMGLTTTAYFRDKLAMRFEAKRAGIPVPEFTPILNYDDLREYMASVPAPWVLKPRAEASAIGIRKLHEAEQVWRTLDELGDAQSNYLLERFVPGDIFHVDAITSERRVVFSEVNRYGKPPMQVMHEGGVFTTRSVERDSEDAKALIAINQKLVPALGMVRGVSHAEYIKAHQTDEKGDARYYFLEVAARVGGAFIAELVEHSTGLNLWAEWARIEISSLRGIPYTLPERKFSYAGSVLCLARTDEPDTSSFNAPEIVYRMKKKHHAGLLVESPDPNRVAALLEEYSRRFAEMFLATAPVPMKPTN